The Cyprinus carpio isolate SPL01 chromosome A19, ASM1834038v1, whole genome shotgun sequence genome has a segment encoding these proteins:
- the LOC109111445 gene encoding replication protein A 14 kDa subunit-like: MSGVYESPKPRINASLLSQYISRPVCFVGRLEKVHPSGKALTLSDGEGKSASVELSEPLDEELSGIVEVIGMVSNKGTVMAVSYTQYREDKISFDLELYNEGLKVLHDFPQHYPFEVSLSG; encoded by the exons ATGTCAGGCGTTTACGAGTCTCCGAAACCCAGAATCAACGCGTCGCTGTTGTCTCAATACATCTCTCGACCAGTCTGCTTCGTTGGACGCTTAGAAAAG GTGCATCCATCAGGAAAGGCTCTTACTCTGTCAGATGGAGAAGGAAAGTCTGCATCAGTGGAGCTCAGTGAACCT CTGGACGAGGAGCTGAGTGGGATTGTGGAGGTTATTGGGATGGTGTCGAACAAAGGGACAGTTATGGCTGTTTCATATACTCAGTATCGAGAGGACAAAATCTCTTTCG ATCTGGAGCTGTACAATGAAGGCCTGAAGGTTCTCCATGATTTTCCCCAGCATTACCCGTTTGAGGTGTCATTAAGTGGTTAA